A region from the Ursus arctos isolate Adak ecotype North America unplaced genomic scaffold, UrsArc2.0 scaffold_6, whole genome shotgun sequence genome encodes:
- the ERICH5 gene encoding glutamate-rich protein 5 isoform X1 has product MGCSSSALNKAGDGSRLRSEESESCFSQPKPRTLGKESTLYGKVQKESPPPLVKLKVSAVSTANGVKSLHEQPLANDAADPPGPTEETQPLGGPEESRPRQPAGEDDTSGTGEKKKDMGAVTEAQPLKGNAETESAGTVTKYQPLRTTGERASPGAVEGTENPHTAGEMKPLGTAEKIPPLEAARKPQPQEAMGKGEQAQLPETVPKKNESPEILEASQFVETAEERQLQETLGRDEQSQLLETVPKESETPEVLEGSRFVETAVNNDLLHKTPEGPGNMEQIQPEGIRVGSMEHSAGILEIGANMEMVRRSHTNDDQHIEGETGEKVETEMENEKGSEGPGTKEEETGEAVDLSAAT; this is encoded by the exons AAGAAAGTGAGTCCTGCTTTTCCCAACCCAAACCACGTACACTGGGAAAAGAATCTACTCTTTATGGCAAGGTACAAAAGGAAAGTCCTCCCCCCCTCGTGAAGCTCAAGGTTTCAGCAGTGTCTACAGCTAACGGTGTTAAATCCCTCCATGAACAGCCCCTGGCAAACGATGCTGCAGATCCACCAGGACCCACAGAAGAGACTCAGCCTCTAGGTGGACCCGAGGAGTCCAGGCCACGCCAGCCAGCGGGCGAAGATGATACCTCAGgaacaggagaaaagaagaaagacatggGAGCAGTGACAGAGgctcagcctttaaaaggaaatgCTGAGACTGAATCTGCAGGAACAGTCACCAAGTACCAGCCTTTGAGGACCACAGGAGAGAGGGCCTCTCCTGGAGCAGTGGAAGGTACGGAGAACCCACATACTGCCGGAGAGATGAAACCTCTAGGAACAGCTGAGAAAATCCCTCCTCTGGAAGCAGCTAGAAAGCCACAACCTCAAGAAGCAATGGGAAAGGGAGAACAGGCCCAACTCCCAGAAACCGTTCCCAAGAAGAATGAATCTCCAGAAATATTAGAAGCAAGCCAGTTTGTAGAAACAGCTGAAGAGCGGCAACTTCAAGAAACATTGGGAAGAGATGAGCAGTCTCAACTTCTAGAAACAGTTCCCAAAGAGAGTGAAACACCGGAAGTATTAGAAGGAAGCCGGTTTGTGGAAACAGCTGTAAACAACGATTTGCTCCATAAAACTCCTGAAGGTCCAGGAAACATGGAGCAGATTCAACCTGAAGGAATAAGAGTTGGAAGCATGGAGCATTCAGCGGGAATTCTAGAAATAGGAGCAAATATGGAAATGGTCAGGAGAAGTCACACGAATGATGACCAACACATTGAAG GTGAGACAGGAGAAAAGGTTGAAACAGAGATGGAGAATGAGAAAGGAAGTGAAGGACCtggaacaaaagaagaagaaacaggggaAGCTGTGGATCTTTCAGCAGCCACATAG
- the ERICH5 gene encoding glutamate-rich protein 5 isoform X2 codes for MGCSSSALNKAGDGSRLRSEESESCFSQPKPRTLGKESTLYGKPLANDAADPPGPTEETQPLGGPEESRPRQPAGEDDTSGTGEKKKDMGAVTEAQPLKGNAETESAGTVTKYQPLRTTGERASPGAVEGTENPHTAGEMKPLGTAEKIPPLEAARKPQPQEAMGKGEQAQLPETVPKKNESPEILEASQFVETAEERQLQETLGRDEQSQLLETVPKESETPEVLEGSRFVETAVNNDLLHKTPEGPGNMEQIQPEGIRVGSMEHSAGILEIGANMEMVRRSHTNDDQHIEGETGEKVETEMENEKGSEGPGTKEEETGEAVDLSAAT; via the exons AAGAAAGTGAGTCCTGCTTTTCCCAACCCAAACCACGTACACTGGGAAAAGAATCTACTCTTTATGGCAAG CCCCTGGCAAACGATGCTGCAGATCCACCAGGACCCACAGAAGAGACTCAGCCTCTAGGTGGACCCGAGGAGTCCAGGCCACGCCAGCCAGCGGGCGAAGATGATACCTCAGgaacaggagaaaagaagaaagacatggGAGCAGTGACAGAGgctcagcctttaaaaggaaatgCTGAGACTGAATCTGCAGGAACAGTCACCAAGTACCAGCCTTTGAGGACCACAGGAGAGAGGGCCTCTCCTGGAGCAGTGGAAGGTACGGAGAACCCACATACTGCCGGAGAGATGAAACCTCTAGGAACAGCTGAGAAAATCCCTCCTCTGGAAGCAGCTAGAAAGCCACAACCTCAAGAAGCAATGGGAAAGGGAGAACAGGCCCAACTCCCAGAAACCGTTCCCAAGAAGAATGAATCTCCAGAAATATTAGAAGCAAGCCAGTTTGTAGAAACAGCTGAAGAGCGGCAACTTCAAGAAACATTGGGAAGAGATGAGCAGTCTCAACTTCTAGAAACAGTTCCCAAAGAGAGTGAAACACCGGAAGTATTAGAAGGAAGCCGGTTTGTGGAAACAGCTGTAAACAACGATTTGCTCCATAAAACTCCTGAAGGTCCAGGAAACATGGAGCAGATTCAACCTGAAGGAATAAGAGTTGGAAGCATGGAGCATTCAGCGGGAATTCTAGAAATAGGAGCAAATATGGAAATGGTCAGGAGAAGTCACACGAATGATGACCAACACATTGAAG GTGAGACAGGAGAAAAGGTTGAAACAGAGATGGAGAATGAGAAAGGAAGTGAAGGACCtggaacaaaagaagaagaaacaggggaAGCTGTGGATCTTTCAGCAGCCACATAG